GAGCAAGGCTCCAGGTTACACTGCAGTAACTGTGTGCAGAACAGAGTTCAGTTCCTTTGTGTCAGACAGACACACATTTTAATCCAGCTTTCCTGACAGACATCCAGCTAACGTAAAACTTCAGTCTTTTGTAACAAGGACAACCATGACGAACATGGCACCCCACATCATATTGGGCTCTTTTGAGTGAAAACACTCAGAATATTCTAAAGTTTTCCTGGGTTGTTTTGTTTCGGTTTAGTTCttggttgaggttttttgttggtgtgcagttggttggtgtgcagttggttttggagtggttttttttgctttgagaaTCTGAATGAAGAGCACCTGCAATATTGTTAGAATTAAATTCACACCTCAAAATCTATTCCCAGAACAGCTTAAAACCCctgaattaaaaagcaaaaatattacatGGTAAAAATAGTGATGGATTTAGACTCCTGCTCTTGCTATTTGCAGCTCTATCCCAAGAAAGTGGCAGAGGATTTAAACTATAAAGCCTAAGTACAGGCTGAGTTGTGTTAAAATGTCCCTCCTGACCTACCTGATGTTATTTACACAGTCTTCATGAGCTTCGGAGAGAGTCTTGATGTGCTTTGAAGATATTGGGTCAAAGAGCAGGACTTCAGTCTGTTCACAGGCAACGGTCAGCACCGACCTGCAGGGAGCGGAACAGAAAactctgtgtttgtgctgggtTTTGCCCTCCAGCAGGTGCCTGTCATGCCACAGACACCCTGTGTCATCGGGTCCATCTGCCCACACCTTCCAGGGGTTCTGAGACAGAAGAAGTAACACTGATTCAAAGGTTTATATGGAATATCTATTTGCCCTTCTGCAAACCAGTCGGATTTTTTGCACTAAAACCTTGCAAAATACAAATTTGGCAGTAGCGGGGGGacccccagcaccagcctgagcTGGACACTCGTTAGCAGGATTGTCACCCCTGGCCCCTCTCCTCCTGGAGAGAGTCCCTGCTCCACCCAGGTGAGGTGGGAGGAGCACAGGATGACACCGCACGCCAGGAACTTGCCCCAGTTATTTAAACCACAGCCCAGGGGTGCTGCTGATGTAAGCAGCGCTGACACCTGGCCACCAGAACGGACCCTGCGCCTCGGGATGCACGGGCACAGCTGGACGGGGATGTGGGGCACACCTGAAGCGCCGGGCATACCTACGCGGAGCCCCCGCACACCGTGATGGGGAGCGCGGGGCACACCTGGGAGGGATCCCGAGCACACCTACCCGTCGGGCGAGTACTCGAGGTTGAAGACGGCGCCGTGGGTGCGGGTGCTGAGGGACACGGAGTCCGCGGGCTGGATGGCGCCGTACAGCCCGGTCATGGCGCCGAACGCGTCCCGCGCCGGGTCCacggcggccccgcggcccaGGCAGCGCCCGCGCAGCCACGCGAAGAGCCCGCCCGGGGCGCCGGGCCCCGGGTCCGCGGGGTCGCTGTGGCGGGGGGGCTCCGGGTCCGGCCCCGGgtccagccccggccccggccccggctccggccccgggCCCTTGCTCATGGCGGCGGCAGCGCCAGCCCGCGTCCGCCCCCTGCCGGCCGCCCCGCGCCACTGCGCCTGCGCGGACCCGCCCCCGAGACCCCGCCCACACCGATCACGTGTTCGCCACTGCACGTGACCGTGGGGCCGGCGGGCTCGGGGCCCCTCAGAGCTCGGGGCCCCTCAGGGCTCGGGGCCCCTCAGAGCCCGGGCCCCTCAGAGCCGGGGCCCCTCAGACCGCGGGCCCCTCAGAGCCGGGGCCCCTCAGAGCTCGGGACCCTCAGAGCCGGGGCCCCTCAGAGCTCGGGACCCTCAGAGCCGGGGCCCCTCAGAGCTCGGGCCCCTCAGAGCCGGGGCCCTTCGGGGCGCGGGCCCCTCAGAGCGCCGGCCCTCAGAGCTCGGGGCCCTCAGGGCGCGGGCTCTGGCGCCGGGCGCTCAGGGGCGGCTGCAGCCGGGCCGTTGTCATCCAGCGGCTGCACTGGGGCCGTCCGGTGCTcacctcctcttctcttctGACGAACAGGGAAGACCATCCTAAGAGGAATTTGCTGTCTGGGCGAGGGCCACGGGCGTGAGGCGGGCGGGGCCGTGCCGGCCCTGGGGACCGCCAGCACCCACCCAAAACGGACCGCAGGCGCAAACGGAGGGATGAACTGTGCCTCGGACTGCTCAGCGCGAGAAGGGAGATATAACCAGCAAACGGAGGGTTGAGTACCAATTAACAGAAAAGAGATGTAATTTGTAACCAATTACTGCTGATGTCTTTGTACTATGTATAAACAGTGTAAAGTTTTGATGGTCGGCGAGCAGCTTTTGTGtgcacccagctcctgccttgtgCAAACTAGGATGAAAATCCAGGGTGAACCAGCAGTGCCTGAGCTCGGTGTGTGACCTGGGGCTGCGCCCCTGGGAACGAGCCCACGTTTGGGACAGCACCTCCCTCCCCGGGCCTGCGCCTCCCTGAGCCTGGTGCCCCCCACCCAGTCCTGGCCCAGCACTCTTTGCCCTCTTTAAGACAATTAGCAGCAGGTTTTTTCCAAAACTACCCAGGGTGATGCCTTACGGTCAGGGTCCCTCCTCCCCACAAAAGCCACTGCTCTAGTGGActgtgaatatttttccttgcGTTTTTACAAACATACTgacataatatttttataaatatattaaatgtcAATATGTTTTTTCAAACAGCGTGTTCTGAGAGCACGAAAGACGCTACTCACACCTTGTTGGCAAAGAGGAGTCTGGAGAGGCCTCATTTGTCTGGTCTGGTGCTGGAAGGTGCAGGACAGGTGTCAGTGAGGATGGGATCCATAACAGTCCCAGGCTTCGAGTCCAGCGGCCGGACCACCCCCTCCTTTGGGGTCTGTTTCATGCTGGGAGTGTCACTGTGACCTCTGTCTTATCTCCAAATGTTCATTCTGTCCCCTACAGAGGAACTCAGCTTTCCTCCAAAACATTCCTTGTCCCTTGCACGTTATCTCAAGTCTTACCCCCAAAGTTTTCTCTACCCACCTACTACTGACTCTACTTCACTTTGGCCTCAAAATTCACAGCTCAGTCTTGGATCTCCCTCATTCCTGGGGACCTGCTAGAACGTTTGGAGTCCTGCccctggtcaccacagagagaCCTGCCCCAGTCACAGAGCAGAGTGTGTTCGGTGGGCTGGGGAGACATGCTTGGAACACCTTGGGCAGAACCCCAGTCTGTTCATGGAGAAACAGGTCAAGAGCTGTAGCAACACCCAGCGCAGAGGGTGATATTAACGCACCAGGCCTCGAGAAGAGTTTCttggcagagcagtgctgggaaatgtAAAATGTACTCCTGATAGTGCCTCAGGGAAACACAGATGCTCTCCCAGGAAACAAAATACAAGTCGGTGTTGTTGCAGCTGACCCTGTGTGTGAGACACAGCCCCCTGGCCTCATGGAACCAgtccctcccccatccctgcgCACACACCACAGGATTTCAGTAAAGCCCTATCCTGTGGGCTGGAAGGGGTTTCCAAGAAGTGTTGCTTGCCTCCCTCACTGTCCAGTCAGGTTTGTGCTGGACCTGACTGGACATCCTGCTTTGCGCTGGGGTTGAGTTCATTTCTTCCCGAGAGCAGGCGTAGTGCCCTGCTCTGCATTCAGGGTGAGGAGAATGCTGATCGTACGCGGATGTTATGGCTTTGCCGGGCAGTGCTGGCCCTGCCAGGGGCGttccagctgcttctgcccTGACAGCAGGCTGGCAGGGGGGCTACAAGCAAGACAGTTGATGCCAGCTGGGTCAGCTGTTATTTGTATCCCCTCCCTTTACGTTCCCCCAGTTTACATACTGAGCATGCCATATGGTGTGGGATGCAGATTTCCAGGTGGTCAGAGCTTTTGGGGGAGCCTCCTGCGCATGACCTGGCCAGGCATCAGTCAGCTGGCTTCCTGCAATTCCAGCCAGAAGGATGTGCTGGTCATGCAATTCTTCCACCTTTTCCAAATCATAAGTAATTTTTGGGGATTCATTGGCTATCCAAATTCTCTCTCTGAATTCCATCTGCTTATGCTTATCTCCATAGAGACAGTATAAtgggacagaaaaggaagaataatgataaaataattaGAATATACAAGACAGGTGGTGCACGATGGAGGAGGATCCCTGGGAAGTTGCCCCAGGCTGACCAGGCCTGTGGCATCTGTGGTGCGAACCGTTGGTTCAACATGGCGACAAACAGGGAAACCACCTCAGGACGAAACTTTTGGGGGAGCGCGTGAAACACTTTGTACCGCTGATAGCCGAGACCCCCGTCACGGACCGGCACCGGAGCCGACCTGCTCGGCGGGAGAACGGGCACCAGGAGTACGGGGCTCCGCGGGGGAACTCTCGGTTCGGCCGGACGGTGCCGCACCACGGAGGAAcggccgggcccgccccgggcccgccccgggcccgccccgggcccgccccgggcccgccccgggcccgccccgggcccgccccgggcccgccccgggcccgccccgggcccgccccgggcccgccccgggcccgcccggGGCCCGCCCGGggcccgccccgggcccgccccgggcccgccccgggcccgccccgggcccgccccgggcccgccccgggcccgccccgggcccgccccgggcccgccccgggcccgcccctTCCGTCCCAGCGGCGCTATGGAGGCGGCAGGGCCGGCGGCGGGGatggaggcggcggcggggatggaggcggcggcggcggcggcggcggcggcggcggcggcggcggcggcggcggcggcggcgagcgAGGCGGAGGCCGAGGCCGAGGCCGCGGCCGCGGTGGCGGCCGAGGCGCTGCGGCTGCTGCGGATCGAGCCTTCGGCCGCGGGCGGTCCcagcgcggggcgggcggaCGGCGCGGAGGAGCCGTGCTCggtgcgggcggcggggccgcgctcgGTGCTCggtgcgggcggcggggcggtgCTCggtgcgggcggcggggccgcgctcgGTGCTCAGTGCGTGCGGCGGGGCGGTGCTCggtgcgggcggcggggccgcgctcgGTGCTCGGTGCGTGCGGAGGGGCCGCGCTCGGTGCTCggtgcgggcggcggggccgcgctcgGTGCTCGGTGCGTGCGGAGGGGCCGCGCTCGGTGCTCGGTGCGTGCGGAGGGGCCGTGCTCggtgcgggcggcggggccgctaTCGGCGCCGGGCCCCGCTGAGCGCCGTGCCCGCTTCCCTCCCGCAGAGGAACGCGCTGCGGAAGCGGCGGCGCTGGCAGCGGGTTCTCGCCGCCCGGCGCGGGAAGCGGCGGCAGGAGCGGCAGCGCCGCCGGGCACGGCGGGCACCAGCGGACGGAATCGGCCCGGGACCGGCGCTCGGCAGCGGAAGGGTCCCGGCCGCCCTCGCCACGGAGCGGCTGCTGGaggcgcgggcggcggggccgcggctcTGCGTGGACCTCGGCGTGGGCGGCAGCATGACCGAGAAGGtgcgggggtcccgggggctGCTCGGGGGTCCTGGACATGCTGCCCTCCGCGTGTACCCGTCCCTGCCGCGGGCGGGGCACCGGGGGCTCGGCAGGACCCGCCCTGGGCTCCCAGCCGGCGTGTGACCGAGCTCGGCGGGACCGCCAGCCCCGGGCTCGGGGTCACCGTCCCGCTCTGTCCCCAAGGAGAGTGGCCGCCTCGCCTCCCAGATCCGCAGGCTTTACGGGGCGAACCGCCGCGCCGCTCGGCCCTTCTGGCTGTGCCTGACGGGGTTCGCGGCGGGGACGCCGATTTACGAGCAGTGCTTCCGCATGAACGACGGCTTCGCCGGATACCTGGTGAGGGTCTGGCTACGGGATCAGGGagagctcagccctgtgctctgcatcTTATTTAAAATTAGACAGTTGTTGCTGCTCTCCCTTCCTCAGAGCGCACTGAGAACTTCTGATGAGGAGAGAATTTAATGGAGTTTTTAGAAGTGTGTCTGTCAGTGCCTAGAACAGAAAACGTTTTCcaattgagaaagaaaaaccctgGGTCACTGGAGATCTGTAGGATCTACAAGATCTTTAGGAGTTAGTTTGTGTGTCCAAAGCAGTAGTGTCAGTCCCAGGATATCTCTGTGTCTGGGAGGGAGCTTTGTTCTGTCAGATGCACCTTGGGCTAACTGGCTGCTTCACTCTGTCTGGTGTTTTCAGATGGATACAACCCCACAGAGTTACCTGGACCTGTTTCCTTTGGATGCCATTGTTTATCTCACTCCTGACTCTGAGAACGGTAAATATTTCACATGCTTTAGGCAAAGGAGAAACAGAGCCAAAGGCTGGCTTttagaaatttctttttgagGCTATTCCATGCTTCTGGCAAGTCGTTCCTACATAGGCTGTCTCACATTGGCCAGGGTGTGCTGTGTGCTCACATCTGGTGCTAAATCTGTGCTGGTGGGACCCATCTGCCCCCAGGCCTCAGCCCCTGGGGCGAGGGCGCTCTGCCCACTGCTGTCCTTGGACGTGGGGtctgctggcagagcagtgTCCTGCAGGATTTACTGCTGTGTGGTGGTGAGCCAGTGCATGTCCTATTTCTAGTCCTTGAAGACATCGATCCGGACAAGGTGTACGTGCTGGGAGGGCTGGTGGATGAGAGCATTCACAAGGTGGGTGATGCCTGCCCCATTCCTTCACAAGACCAGAGACATCCCAGTGCTGCGGCTGCCTCCCCATCcctttttcttcaaattctgCCTGGGCCCAGCAGCaagctgggagaggctgcagcagtgtgggTGCCACGAGCCCCAGGGCGGGTTTTGGCTCTGTGGCTGCTCATGCCACACATGGGACGCTGTGTGTCagcgtgtccgtgtgtcccctgcagcagctgaccCTGCGGCGGGCACGGGAGCAGTCCCTGCAGACAGCCCGACTCCCCATCCGCGAGTACATGGTGAAAGCCCCCAATGCCAGGAACTACCACTCCGAGACGCTGGCCATCAACCAGGGTGAGGGGCTGCAGCGGGGCTGCAGGGTCCCGGGGGACACCCTAGGGTCTGGTGTGATCCAAAGGCCGGGCGCAATCCCGTGCTCCCTGGGAAGCTGTGCACAAGGCAGGGGACAGTGGGCTGGAGggctgctggagggacaggCTGCGGAGGGATGGGAGTTTTGAGGTCTGTGCCATGCTCAGCCAAGTCTGACAATGGTGGGGAGGGGTATTGGTGTCCTGTACCCCGATGGGCTGGCACACCTGCTCACAGCAGAGGATGAGCTCGTGCTCCTTCACCTCTGCAAGGCGAATGTCTCTCTGCTGGTGACTGCGGAGGGGCTCATGACCCAGGCCAGTTCCTCAAAGCTTTTACCCCTAATGTGAGGACTGTGTTGCCCCTCCATCCATCGACACAAGGCAGTGGAAGTGGCTGGGGGCTCTGTGCCCATGGGGTGGGGTGTAAGTGCCTGGGAGTGATGGTGGGAGCACAGCAGGTGTGGCTCTCTACAGGGGGGACACCGACAGGTGGTACATGTCAGCCGAAACAGTGACGGGTGGCACCTTGCTCTAGTTGACACAGTCACTTTTGCTTTGCCCAGAGCTCCCTAAAGTCCTCTCCAAAATAGCTGTCTGCCCCTAGGTAAGCTGCCTCAAGCACCAGCTCATCAGGTGGTACATGGGGACCCTCTCTGGGTCAGCTGTTATCACCTCCCTCGTGTTCAGTGGGTGTCTGTagagctgctgccaccatcCTCACAGCACCTGTGTGACTCAATATCTCTCTGCTCCTGACAGTCTTTGATGTCCTGTCCACCTACTACAACACACGGAGCTGGCCGGCAGCCCTGAGGGCTGGAGTTTCCTCTGGAAAAGGCTATGTGCTACCGGATACAGTGGAACAGGTGGAGACAGCCCAGTGCACCACTGCTGCCcaagaaaatgctttattttgtggtgaggagctgcagaggcaggaagCACCAGCATGACTGTGCACAGCAGACAGCTTGGTTTCCAGCAGTGTGAGGACCTTCTTGGAGTGACACCTTCTACCTCAGGAGTGTGGTGCTGGACATCCCCATCCCCTTgagcaggaaacaaaagctgGTGGAGCCTGCGATCAAGTGAAAACTGACAGGAATTCAGTTTTGCTTCTTTGCAGCTGTTTGTGACTCCTGTACCTACACTTgctctgggatggggaggagagcCTTAaggtgttttcttcattttattgaaACAGAGAAAGGTGAAGTTAGGATTGCAAAGCTTATGGGCAAGGAAAACCCCCTACCATGGGACAGgacagtgctgctcctgcaggagagtgcgggacagggagcagctcccaagGGCACTATGTCCCAACAACTTAAACCCAGTGAAGACTAGGTGAGTTGTTGAAGCCTTTGGCTAGTAGTATGCAtctaatacaaaataaaatgtttagaTCCCCATTGTGTTTCTACAGTTACTGATGAGCAATACCTCGTCACACCTGACACACACAGGTCCCTGAcccccacatccctgctggGAGGTACCTGGGCTCGGCCGtgccctgcacagagcagtgacacgTGCCACAGCCACAGAAGGAAGTGTGTTGGGTGCAGCTGAGTTGATACATTACCTCAGCCATTGCTGCCGAAAGCCCTAAAACCTCGTGGCCAGTGGCAGCAGGACCTGAAGGTCATCTGAGGTAAGTTTGGTTATGTGTTTTCATTCCTCTCTCACAGCAAGACCCTTTCACAGCCTTGGGGCTTGTGCCCAAGTGCATGTGACAGCGGGGTCCGCAGGAGTTGTTGGGGGGCTGTCGTGGTTTAACCCAAGCCAGGGTTAGCCCAAGGTAAGGTTAAGCCACAACAAGGACTCAGGGTGTTGTGGTGTCAGTGTTGGCAAATGCCTGTCGCTGTGCCCTGGGGGCTCTTGGCAAGCTGGATATGGAGATGGTCCCCTTTGGTGTCCCAGAGCCAGGGGACACTCCTGTCCCTACGTGCCTGGGGAGAGGTGGTGCCATCACTCCAGCCCACCCCTGCCCctcagctgctggtgcagaCCCCTGTCACCCTAAGCACGCTCAGCTGCAGCAACAGCGCCCTGGGGAAAGGCAGCCGCCCCTCAACACCCCCAGGCTTGACCTCAGCAGTGAGGGACCggcctctgccccctccccccaagggcactgcagtgctgccccGCGGGGATGCACAGCAAAACCCCTTCCAGCTCACACCTGGCCAGGTTCGGTGCGCCGGGTGGGAGGGAGACCGGGCTGGTCCTCGCCGAGGCAGCGACTGAcagcccctgcacagctccGACCACAGCGTTACGGTGTCGGGGCTTGCCCCTGCCTTCTGGCAGACACCGAGCCGTGAGCAGCTCCGAGGGTGGGGTGGAGCTGATCAGGGCCTGTCTCGCTCATCAGCACAcggcagcagaggagctgccctggctgggacagccctCTCCTGctaaggaaaagcagctgataCAGGATCACTGTGTTCCCTCAGCCGCAGAAGGTGGAAAAAGCCACCTGGGGTCCTTCACGTTAGGCCAGGGTGGGTTCGATGTGCCTTTAGTCCGGAGCCTGCCTGGAGAGCAGAGTGGATGAAAGGCAGGCTGAAAGGCTCCCACCCTTCCCCATGGGTGACAAAGGCAGCTGAGACAACACCGTGAGACTGATCACCTGCACAGCCTGTGGGAGGCAAGGGATGAGCCCTGGGCAAGACACACACTGAAGTGCTCCAAGAGCACCCCAGGGCACGGCTGCTCTTGGGGAGCCCAGCCAACAGGTGTGGGCACATCCTCCCGTGGCCATCCTGGGCTAAACATCGCCTGGGAGAGAGCCTGAGGTGGAAAGAGGGCACACGTCTGGGCTCTGTTGCCCTCAGTGCCCTCGTGTACCCCACCCAGCCTGTCACATCCACGGCGATGCCCTGAACTGCTGCAGCAGACAGAAGACAGCAGCTGCTAGGGCCGTGTGCTGGCGGGCAAGGAGCTTGGTGCCCAGCTCAGGGCAGACCTGCCgatggagctgctggtgcagagcctgcaccagctgctggtAGGTGCCCACCACATCCCCCAGcgcagctcccagctcctgctgcctctgcctgcagcgCCGGCAGTGTGTCACCTGGAAGCAGGTCACTGCCAGGTGAACCAGGCGGTCGAATGTGGCCCTCAGCGCACGCTGCATCTCTGTgagaggctgctctgtgctcaggaGCGCCTGGCAGCTGGACAGCAGGTCCTGGGaagcccagcccagggcaccCTTGCTCTCTGCACCCTGCTCTGCACATTGGTCATGCAGGTGGGTTGCCTGGTTCCCACAGAGCTTCCCTACAACCTCCTGGAGCTCCGCAGTGTAGGCCAGGAAGCGGGAGAAATCCGCAGGGCTCATCCATGCCTGGTCCTTCAGCTGCCCAAGCACTCGGATGTGGGGGTCCTGCCCTGCTCCGTCCCCAGCAATGGAGACTGGGAAACTACTCCCAGGGGTCCTGGGaaggctgcagctgccagagggtGGGGTGGTGAGGGGCCCTGGAAACTGGGGGGGGCTGGTGTCACGCTCCCCCTGgttgtggggctgggggaagcagcTGATGTAGGGCAGCcggcagccacagctctccaGCCCACGTGGTGCCAGGGAACAGCCCAAGGGCCCGGCTGGGATTCGGGGTGAAGGGGTCTGCTCACCATCCTCGGGGTTAAGACAGAGGAAGGAGTGTTTTGCAGCCCCGTGggctcctgctcctttccccaAGGGAACTGGGACTGAGGAGAGGGAAAGCGCTGCAGATGGAGCCAGGCAGGAGTCCttccccagccccgcagcctgTTCTCTGGGAAGAGAAGCCCATCTAGGCTCTAGCTGAGTCATATCTGCATCTCTCGTGGGCTGCCcttcacccagcccagagctgctcaccagctccctgctgcagcctgctccagcaggggcTGTTGGCATCTTCCTTCCAACAGCACTGGCCCCTACGCACCCGCTGGTCCTCAGACAGGCCAAAGGCTCACATGGGTCATCCACCCTGTCCTGCAGTGAGCTGGGTGACACAGGGTCTGTCCTCACCCCGAACGAGAGCCAGGAGGGCCCCGAGGCACTGCTGCcatctgccaggagctgggctgcctCTGGGAACCCCACGTGGCCTTCATGCACTTTCCACAGGGTCTCCCCACTCACCACCTGTGGGCTCCTCGCCCAGGACACGGCCCCATCGCTGCTGCTGTTGGCATGGCACTGACCATCGGCACAACACTGACCATCAGCAGAGTGCTGACCATCAGCACGGCCCTCGCTCTCAGCACAGTGCTGACCATCGGCACAGTGATCACCATCAGTGCTGCCCTTGCCAGTGATACAGCTCTGACCATTGGCTTGGCTCTCCTGACAGGGAGCGGGGGAAGGCTCCACACTCGCAGGGAGCGGTCCCTGGTCCTGGGCCAGCTCCCAGGGAGGGGCCATGCTGGGGCCAGGAGCTGGTGGCAGTAGCAGGAGTTTGTCAGGGGGGCAGGTCCCCTTTGGATCCCAGGATGAGGGCACAACACTAACCTTGTGCTGGGTGGCCACCACCCCACGCCCCCCCTCCTGCGCCCCTTTGGTCTGCCAGCCTCCCGTGGGCACACGGCTCTCCTCAGTCAGACACCCGGGATCTGCCTCCTTTGGGGAGCTTTCCTGAGCAGCTCCACTCTGACctctgggaaggggctcagctTCCTCCAGGGACAGCAAAGGGGGGTGTGCTGGCTGGAGGTCCACCTCCCCACGCTGGTCACCAGGATGGTGAATGTCCGAAACGGATGAAACCACCCATTCCCTCACTGACTTTGTCTCCGTGGTGTCAGGCTCCATGTCCATCAGGTCAGAGCAAGGGTCTGAGCCAGCAGGGTCCCTCTGGGCCTGGGTGGCCAGAGGAAGCCCCATGTCCATGTCCTTCCCTGTGTCCTCTGTAGAGGGTTGAGTGGgtggccaggagcagcagcgcTGTGGagagcctgggagagctgcagggaaacTGACCTGAGAGGTGTAGTCAGTTTTCAGGAAAGACCTTCTCTTCCTCAGGTTCTTGGTGTAGGtcagctccttctcctgcccGTGCTTCTCCCTCCTGGATGGGGTCTCCCCCAGGCTGTAGCACCTCAGCCTCtttgggatgcaggaggagctCTCCGTACCCTCCCAGGATGCCATATCATAACCTGATGGCaagaaaaaacatggaaatcATGAAGCCGTCCTGGGCAGCAGTATATCCACCTGCCTACACAGTTGGCCAAAAAGCTCTTGGCACAGGACTTGGAATCACAGACACAAATGCCCAGCAGCAATGCCTGGCTCCCAAGGGCAAAAGGAAACGGTCTCTCGTGATCAAGTACCTACTGGAGGCTGGACGCCACGAAAAAGGCAGAGCCTGGGTGTGTGGCTACAAGGACTGAAGGCCAGGGGTAGTGATGAGGGCTCTGGAGTCGCCTCACCAGAAGGCAGGTACGGCTGTAAGTCCCCAGTtacacctggggacagcagcagcactacaAGAGCACTGCCCACAGCTGTGGGCTTGTCATCAAATAGAAACGCAGTCAGAGGTTCCCAGCTGGATATTTAGATGATAAAAATTTCCAGAGAAGACAGGTTTTTCCTGAACACAGTACAGTGACTGTGCAATAATATGAAAGCCAAAACTGTTCTAATGGCACAAATCAAATTCTTAAGAGGTTCAGTTAATACTGAAAGAGCTGATTACTCCAGAAACAAGGATCATctcatttctgagaaaatacaatggccagggagctgccagccctgggaatCCTTGACCCATCTATGTAACAAGCCTCTGAACTGAACACGACCTTTGATCTTGGGGGTTCACGGAACAATGTTTTACAGGTTTGGGGTCTCCTTAGCTGAGAGGAAGAGAGCAGAGATTCCAGAATGCCACTCCTCCGAAAACTGACTTTTCCCAACACACAGCGCTTGCATGCGGTAACAAATCCCCCTGCAATGTCACTGTAACAGTGCTGAGGAGTGGCCTGGGAAGAACGGGCGTTCAAAGGTCCTTCAGAAGTCCTGGAGAAACCACTACGAGCTGGAAGGCGAGCCCGCGGGAGgactggggggggggaagaggcAGCACCCCAGCCCCGGCAGCGGGAGGCAGGACCTGCAGCACGGGGGTGTGTGTTTACCTGCCAGCGCGTCCGGAGGGCTGAGCCTGTCCGCAGCATCGTAGAactcctcctcggagctggagTCCCCGAAGCCCGGGGGTGGCTTGAGGACGAGGTCGCCGGGCCCTGCGTGCCCCGGGCCGGCGCCGCCGCCCTGCGCGCTGCCCGCGGGGGACGCGCTGTAGCCCGGGCTGCAGCAGCCGCCGGGGTCCGCCTCGGACAGCCCGGCCGCGCCCGGCTCCGAGGGGCTGTCCCCGGGCAcctgcaggaagcagaagaaGTCGGCGCTCCCGGCGGCACGCACCGGCACGAAGCTCCGGTCCGCGCTGCTCATCTCCTGCACGGTCGGCGCGTAGAAGTGGAATAGCTCTGGCCTGGAGGAAGAGCACGCTTCCAACTCATCTTCCTCCAGCGCATCCACGGAGTCGCTGGAGCCGCTCGTCTTGACCCCTCGGCTCTCGGTGTTGGCCGAGTCGGACGCCTCGGATGTGCTGTCCGTGGCGTTGTCACCCCCGGCCCGCGGGTCACCCCCTCCAGCCTGGGGCTCTGCGCTGCTcccgccggggctgcggggctccccccgcccctccTCACTGCCGCACGCCACAGCCGTGTCCGTGCGACACTCGGAGGAGGAATC
This sequence is a window from Corvus moneduloides isolate bCorMon1 chromosome Z, bCorMon1.pri, whole genome shotgun sequence. Protein-coding genes within it:
- the FRMPD1 gene encoding FERM and PDZ domain-containing protein 1 isoform X1, encoding MHTEKEINSVFKQPPWLPGTDVPALLCCGFVRKKYSTAPCETCSSRRENVPVMDSTGDSAAQPPSRVKVTVTVYKDLVLQHYGFEICPSLPLTIASVTAGSTAEGKLQPGDQLLMINSTAVDDVSVERAASIIREAGDELLLTVLRCASGGPKSSFLTAEKRARLKTNPVKVRFAEEVLLNGHSQCLPDPPVPLGTERCSQATCSRCTARSVTGSSLLFMPNVLKVYLENGQTKAFRFERSTTVKDIVLTLQEKLSIRSIAHFALVLEEQYSLAKIHLLHEEELIAQVVQKRDSHDYRCLFRVCFVPKDPLDLLQEDPVAFEYLYLQSCSDVLQERFAVEMKCSVALRLAALHIQERIYACAQPQKVSLKYIERDWGIENFISPTLLRNMRGKDIKKAISYHLKRNQVLLDPRQKHTLTAAQVRLSYLQILGELKMYSGKIFNATLMQQDRESYVALLVGAKHGVSQIINSKLNIITSLAEFPSISRVELSEESERVSTVKIYLQDLKLLTLLLESNSAKDLVCLIVGYYRLFVDANVSIFTWGEKKQQLHRVSAEEGYESRACSDSEDSWDPDSSSECRTDTAVACGSEEGRGEPRSPGGSSAEPQAGGGDPRAGGDNATDSTSEASDSANTESRGVKTSGSSDSVDALEEDELEACSSSRPELFHFYAPTVQEMSSADRSFVPVRAAGSADFFCFLQVPGDSPSEPGAAGLSEADPGGCCSPGYSASPAGSAQGGGAGPGHAGPGDLVLKPPPGFGDSSSEEEFYDAADRLSPPDALAGYDMASWEGTESSSCIPKRLRCYSLGETPSRREKHGQEKELTYTKNLRKRRSFLKTDYTSQVSFPAALPGSPQRCCSWPPTQPSTEDTGKDMDMGLPLATQAQRDPAGSDPCSDLMDMEPDTTETKSVREWVVSSVSDIHHPGDQRGEVDLQPAHPPLLSLEEAEPLPRGQSGAAQESSPKEADPGCLTEESRVPTGGWQTKGAQEGGRGVVATQHKVSVVPSSWDPKGTCPPDKLLLLPPAPGPSMAPPWELAQDQGPLPASVEPSPAPCQESQANGQSCITGKGSTDGDHCADGQHCAESEGRADGQHSADGQCCADGQCHANSSSDGAVSWARSPQVVSGETLWKVHEGHVGFPEAAQLLADGSSASGPSWLSFGVRTDPVSPSSLQDRVDDPCEPLACLRTSGCVGASAVGRKMPTAPAGAGCSRELVSSSGLGEGQPTRDADMTQLEPRWASLPREQAAGLGKDSCLAPSAALSLSSVPVPLGKGAGAHGAAKHSFLCLNPEDGEQTPSPRIPAGPLGCSLAPRGLESCGCRLPYISCFPQPHNQGERDTSPPQFPGPLTTPPSGSCSLPRTPGSSFPVSIAGDGAGQDPHIRVLGQLKDQAWMSPADFSRFLAYTAELQEVVGKLCGNQATHLHDQCAEQGAESKGALGWASQDLLSSCQALLSTEQPLTEMQRALRATFDRLVHLAVTCFQVTHCRRCRQRQQELGAALGDVVGTYQQLVQALHQQLHRQVCPELGTKLLARQHTALAAAVFCLLQQFRASPWM